The following DNA comes from Streptomyces pristinaespiralis.
GCGTATGGGCCCCCACCGACGACGCCTGGCGCTGGCTCGCCCACGAACTCACCGTCGAACGGCTGCGGGCGCTGCTCCCCGAGACCGCCGAACTGCCCGTCGTACGGCACGTACTGCCCCATCTGCGCGCCCTCAACTTCACCGTCGCCGGGATCCTCGGCGAAGGAGTCGCCGCGCAGGCCCGCTTCGACCCACAGGGCAAGGCGCTCGGCGAGTGGCTGCGCGCCCGGCACGTCGACATCCCGGAGGCTCTGCTGTGACCGTTCTCGCCTCGGCCGTCGATGTGACCGGCCCCGAACACACCGCCCACCGGACCGCGATGCTCGCCCGGCTCGCCCAACTCGACGCCGAGCACGCCAAGGCGCTCGCCGGCGGCGGCGAGAAGTACGTGGCCCGGCACCGCGGCCGCGGCAAACTGCTCGCCCGCGAACGCATCGAACTGCTGCTGGACCCGGACACTCCCTTCCTGGAGCTGTCCCCGCTCGCGGCGTGGGGCAGCGACTACCCGGTGGGCGCCTCGATCGTGACCGGCATCGGGACGGTGGAGGGCGTCGAGTGCCTGATCACCGCCAACGACCCGACCGTACGCGGCGGCGCCTCCAACCCCTGGACCCTCAAGAAGGCGCTGCGCGCCAACGAGATCGCCTTCGCCAACCGGCTGCCGGTGATCTCGCTCGTCGAGTCCGGCGGCGCGGACCTGCCGTCCCAGAAGGAGATCTTCATCCCCGGCGGGGCCCTGTTCCGCGACCTCACCCGGCTGTCGGCGGCCGGCATCCCCACGATCGCCGTCGTCTTCGGCAACTCGACCGCCGGCGGCGCCTATGTGCCCGGCATGTCCGACCACACCATCATGATCAAGGACCGGTCGAAGGTCTTCCTCGGCGGCCCGCCGCTGGTGAAGATGGCGACGGGCGAGGAGAGCGACGACGAGTCGCTCGGCGGCGCCGAGATGCACGCCCGCACCTCCGGCCTCGCCGACCACTTCGCCCTCGACGAGCCGGACGCGCTGCGCCAGGCCCGGCGGATCGTCGCCCGCCTCAACCACCGCAAGGCGCACGCCGACCCGGGCCCGGCGGAACCGCCCAAGTACGCGGCCGAGGAACTGATCGGGATCGTGCCCGAGGACCTGAAGACCCCCTTCGACCCGCGCGAGGTCGTCGCCCGGATCGTCGACGGCTCCGACTTCGACGAATTCAAACCGCTGTACGGGCCGAGCCTGGTGACCGGCTGGGCACGGCTGCACGGCTACCCGGTCGGGGTGCTGGCCAACGCCCAGGGCGTGCTGTTCTCCGCCGAGTCCCAGAAGGCCGCGCAGTTCATCCAGCTCGCCAACCAGCGCGACGTACCGCTGGTGTTCCTGCACAACACCACCGGCTACATGGTCGGCAAGGAGTACGAGCAGGGCGGCATCATCAAGCACGGCGCCATGATGATCAACGCGGTCTCCAACAGCCGGGTCCCGCACCTGTCCGTACTCATCGGCGCCTCCTACGGCGCCGGGCACTACGGCATGTGCGGCAGGGCATACGACCCGAGGTTCCTGTTCGCCTGGCCCAGCGCCAAGTCCGCGGTCATGGGCCCCCAGCAGCTCGCCGGTGTGCTGTCCATCGTCGCCCGGGCGTCCGCCGCGGCGAAGGGGCAGCCCTACGACGACGAGGCGGACGCGGGCCTGCGCGCCATGGTCGAGCAGCAGATCGAGGCGGAGTCGCTGCCGATGTTCCTGTCCGGGCGGCTCTACGACGACGGGGTCATCGACCCGCGCGACACCCGGACGGTGCTCGGTCTGTGCCTGTCCGCCATCCACACGGCACCGGTCGAAGGCGCGCGCGGCGGCTTCGGCGTCTTCCGGATGTGAGGACCCTCCTGTGATTTCCACTGTCCTGGTCGCGGGCCGCGGCGAGATCGCCTGCCGTGTCTTCCGCACCTGCCGCCGGCTCGGCATCTCGACCGTCGCCGTCCACTCCGACGCGGACGCCACCGCCCTCCATGTGCGGGAGGCGGACGCGGCGGTGCGGCTGCCCGGCGACACACCGGCCGAGACCTATCTGCGGGGCGAGGCGATCGTCGAAGCGGCTCTGGCGGCGGGCGCCGACGCCGTCCACCCCGGCTACGGATTCCTCTCGGAGAACGCGGACTTCGCGCGGGCCGTGGCGGACGCCGGGCTCGTCTGGATCGGCCCGCCAGCCGACGCCATCGAGGCGATGGCGTCCAAGACCCGCGCCAAGCAGCTCATGGGCCTCACCTCCCTGGACCCCGACTCGCTCACCGAGGACGACCTTCCCGTCCTGGTGAAGGCGGCGGCGGGCGGCGGCGGCCGGGGGATGCGCGTGGTCCGCTCGCTCGCCTCGCTCCCGGCGGAGCTCGCGGCGGCCCGCTCGGAAGCGGCATCGGCCTTCGGCGACGGAGAGGTCTTCGTCGAGCCCTACATCGAGGCGGGCCGCCACGTCGAGGTCCAGATCCTCGCCGACGCCCACG
Coding sequences within:
- a CDS encoding acyl-CoA carboxylase subunit beta; amino-acid sequence: MTVLASAVDVTGPEHTAHRTAMLARLAQLDAEHAKALAGGGEKYVARHRGRGKLLARERIELLLDPDTPFLELSPLAAWGSDYPVGASIVTGIGTVEGVECLITANDPTVRGGASNPWTLKKALRANEIAFANRLPVISLVESGGADLPSQKEIFIPGGALFRDLTRLSAAGIPTIAVVFGNSTAGGAYVPGMSDHTIMIKDRSKVFLGGPPLVKMATGEESDDESLGGAEMHARTSGLADHFALDEPDALRQARRIVARLNHRKAHADPGPAEPPKYAAEELIGIVPEDLKTPFDPREVVARIVDGSDFDEFKPLYGPSLVTGWARLHGYPVGVLANAQGVLFSAESQKAAQFIQLANQRDVPLVFLHNTTGYMVGKEYEQGGIIKHGAMMINAVSNSRVPHLSVLIGASYGAGHYGMCGRAYDPRFLFAWPSAKSAVMGPQQLAGVLSIVARASAAAKGQPYDDEADAGLRAMVEQQIEAESLPMFLSGRLYDDGVIDPRDTRTVLGLCLSAIHTAPVEGARGGFGVFRM